The DNA region TTTTTAGAATCGATAATCCTCTAAGCGTGAAAAATTTAAGCCCAACCATAATGTGAAGTTCTTATGAATACATAAGGGGTAAAAGAGTTTTGAAAATTGAACTAATTATCTTTATTTATGTTTATTATTTGAAAGGATTATTCTCTAAAGTTGGCTGCGAATTTCCACTTTTTCATTTTTCTAATGTATAATTAGGGTTTATTCAAAAAGCATTCTTAATATGTGTTATAACAGGTTCATTATTGTCTAACATTAAAATTCCAATAAAATCAAATCTGCAAATTTGGTCTTTTATATTGTTCTCGTAGAGATAAGCTTCAGCGGTTTTTTTGATTTGTTTAATTTTATTTTTTGTTATCGATGTCTCCGGGTAGCCATATTCAATGCTTTTTCTTGTTTTTACTTCTACGAAAACCAACTCGTTGCTAATTTTTGCAATTATGTCAATCTCGCCATGTCCATAAAAATAGTTTCTATCAATAATGCTAAAGCCTTTTTCTGTAAGATATTTACATGCGATATCTTCGCCGATATCGCCAAATTTCTTTTTGTTTTTGCTCATGTGGTTATATATTATTTTTTACGAGATCATTTAACAAAGGGGGATTTTCTTTATAATCTTTTTCTATAATTTTTTTAAGAAATGTTTTCCTGTGAAATTCAGATGCACCATATTTTTTAACAGCTTCAATGTGTGTTTTAGTAGCATAACCTTTATTACTTGACCAATAATATTCTGGAAAGTACATTGAAGCTTTGTCCATTAACTTATCTCTTATAACTTTTGCAATAACTGATGCTGCAGCAATAGCAAATGATTTCGAATCGCCTTTAATTATGGTTTTTGTAGGAACGTCAGAATAAAATGTTTTATTTCCATCAATTAAAATTAAGTCTGGCCTTAGTTTTAATTTTTCTACGGCAATTTTCATCGATTTAAGTGAAGCCTGAAGTATGTTAATTCTGTCAATTTCTTTATGGTCAACTATTCCAATGCCGAAACTCAATGCAGAATCAATTATTTTATTAAACAAAAATTCTCTTTGTTTGGCAGATAATTTTTTAGAATCATTTACACCTTCTAAGATTGTATCTTTGCTGAAAATTACTGCAGCGGCCACAACTGGACCTGCAATAGGACCTCTGCCTGCTTCGTCTACCCCTGCAATAAGTTTTATTTTTTTTGTAATAAAAGAATTATCGAAAGCCTTTAAACTATCATGAAGCATTGTTAAATTTTTTCGCATTTAACCCTATTTCAAAAGTTATTTATTAATCCAAAATGAATTTTGCCTTGACTAAATGAATCCCCTTTGCCGAGAGCGAAACTTACATTTAGTATGCCAAGGCTAGTTTCAATATTTAAACCCAATCCATATCCGTATTTATAATCGGATACAAATAAAATATTTTTTTGTAAATCTTCATTCCTAAGATAATACCCTGTATCAAAAAACACGAAAATAAATGTGCGTTTTTCTAATAAATAGCGGTATTCAAAATTAGACCAAAAAATTCTGTTACCTTGAAATTGCTTTTCCTTATAACCACGAAGAGTATTTGTGCCTCCCAAAAAATAAAGATCGCTTATTTCAAAATCGTTGCCCTTTAACTCTCTTGCATGCAGACCCAATTTAATAACTTGATTAGTAAATAATTGATGAAAAAGCTCTAAGTCTGCTTCAATTCGCTGGTAATTAATTTTAGTTTTAGTATCTGTAGTTATGTAGCTTGCCGGCCCAGTAATTCTTTTTGTGTTGGATTTTAAGCTGCTTATAAAAATTAAGCCTCGAGTTGGTGAGTAAATATCGTTGCGTCTGTCAATTTTAAAACTTAAGCCTGTAGTTAGTGTAGAGGAATTAAAAACCGTAAAAACGTTAACTTTTCGCTCTGTAGGAATTGTAGTTTGATTTGAAATTAAAAAGGACGCTGAAATTTCATCTGTTGCTAAAAATTCTAATTGAGCGCTTAAACTTCGTTGGATGTATGTAGAATCCTGCTTGCGTTGAAAAAATCCTGCCTCCAAGTTAAATGGATAATTAAGAATCCATGGCTCTAAATAGTGAAATTCAAGTTCTTGTGTTGATGGATTTTCCTGCTGCCATCGTATGGAAGCGTTTCTTGCAGTGCCAAATAAATTTCTTAAACCAATATTTACAAATCCAGTAAAATAGCCCGACTCGTTATATGAACTTGAAGGCACGTAACCTATAACGCCGTCAAAGTTATTTGTTTGTTGCTCTTCTATTTTAATGTTAAGAATCCCCTCGTTATTTGTGTTAAGATAGTACGTTGGTTTTTCAACTGATTTAAAAAAATTTAGCTTATTTAACTTATCGGGTATGTCATCAATTAATTTTTGAGAATACAGTTCACCTTTTCTAATGCCTGTAGCTCGTATTATCACATCGCTTTTTGTTTTTGTATTTCCAGTGATATTTATGTAATCTATTTTTGCTCTTACATTTTTGTCTATTTCCAGTTGCAAATTTGCTTGATGTTCGTTAGAAAGTGTATCATCAAAAAACTCTACCGAGATTATTTTAATTACGGCGAAAGGATAACCGTTATTTTCAAAAGAGTCTAAAATGTTATTGAAAGCAACATTGATATTTTCTCTCGAAAAAATTTTGTTTTTTAATTCATCTAAGTAATCTTTAATAACTGATGTATCCTCGAAGTTGGAAGTAAAATTAATATTTTTAATAAAAGTTGGATTTCCCTCATCAATATTAATCAATAATTTGTATGAGAGTGAATCTTCTTTGACAAACTGAATATAGTTGAAGGAAAAGTTATAAAAGCCTTCGGCTGATAAATTGTTTGCAATATTCTTTTTAACAGTGTCGATAAGTTCCTTATTGAATTTTGCCCCAATTGAAGCACCGCACCAATTTATGTATTCAGTTTCAGGAAAATTTACTGAACCTTTTACTTCAATTGATTTGATGGTTTGAGGGAATACAGAGTTTGTAATCAGAAGAACAAAAATTAATTTACGAGATTGTATTAGGTGTATCATCAATAATTTTCATTTTTTTACCGACAGATTTAATTTGTATTAAATCAATGTAATTTTCATACTCATCTACAGTAGAATTACAAGTTTCAATTTTTACTGCATTTGCTGTGCCGAGTGAAGTAGCAATTTTAAGTAAGTCATCGAATACGAAAGAATGATATAGGCCAAAAACAACTCCAGCTGTAAAGGCATCACCACTTCCAGTTGAATCAACTAACTTGATTTTAGGTGGTGATAGTTTATAATGGAAGTCAAATTTAGCAGCAAATACATCGTTAGAGCCATCAGTAAGAAAAGCAAGTTTAATTCCCTTAGAATAAAGGAATTTTAGGAAGTCAATTTTTTTTTGTTCGTTGCTTAAATCAATATTTAATGAATTTTCCAGTTCTGTAATATTATTATGAATAACTGTAGGTGCGGAATCAATACATTTTTGTAAATGGGTGCCGTAGGTATCTAATACTGAAATTTTATCAAGTTGATTTGCAAGATTAATGCCGTATGAAAAGATATCATCTGTTTGAGTGCAAGGAGAACTTCCAGAAAAAACTACAATTGAACAGTTTCTTATCATTTTTTCAAGTTTATTTTTGAACTCATTTGATTCTGCTTCAGTTATTAAATTATTTGGAGAAATAAATGTAGAAACCCTTTTAATTTTTTCTTCTACAGCTAAAAATGCTTCTCTTGTTTCGTTTTTAGTTGGCACAAAACTAAAGCTAATTTTTTCGTTTGATAATACCTTGCGAAGCAATTTACCAGTGTCTCCACCTAAAAAAGTAAGAGCATGATTTGGGATATTTAAACAGTTCAATTGTCGACTTACATTTATACCTTTTCCGCCTGCAGTAAAGTAAATACTTTTAGCTCTCTGTGTGTTCCCAAGTGTAACTGATTTAAAAGTTAACCTTTTTTCTAATAATGGGTTTAATGTAACTGTAAGCACCATAGCGTCTACGAGATTTAAGAAAAACTGAAGGTTTTATGTTGAGAAAATTCTTTTTGCTAACGACTTAATTATTGTCTATAGCCGGGCCAGCGACTGTAATCTGGGTTGACCAAGTAATAATCTCCAAAACCTGTGTTATCTACAAAAACGAAGTATCTGTTTTGCTCGTAATATTCCCAAATTTCATAAGGTTTAGAATCCATTTCAAAAGCGTGGCGTTCTACATTGCTTGGCGGTCCAAAAGTTACATAAACCATTCCCATATCTGTACGCCACCCTTCACCAATACCTCTAAAGTTTTTATTTGCGTAGTCAATTCTTCTGTAATATTCGTTGAGAATTGGATTTTCATCTGAATTTTTATTTGGCTTTTTAGAGTTCCAGAATGCCATGAACTTATCTAATTTTTCTTGATAAGTTTTTGAATTTTTTATTTCATCAATTTCTTTTGAGGAAGCAATATAAATCATCTGTTCAATTGCTTTGTTTAGGTTTACAATTGTACTGGGCAACCCGAAAATCCTAGAGTTTATAGTTTTAGTAACTGAACTTATAGTTTTGTTTTCCAAATTTTGTAGTGAGACTTCCAATTCATATTTGCCAATTATGAAGTTTTGGTAATTAATTGTGTAGTAAATTGGATTTGTCCCCTCTTTTATTGTAAGTGTGTCTTTAGTTTCAAAAATTTTATTGTCATCATTATCTTTTATTAAATAATTAACAAAAACATTACGATTAGTCGAAGAGTATATTTCATAAGTTAACTGGAGGTTCTTAGTTTTATTAGTTATTATTCTTGCAGCGTTTGGAACGATGTTTTCGACATCACTATTATGTATTATGTCACTTATCAGCAGTATATCGCTAATTCCAAGTGTGTCATTAATTTTTCTGATTGTTATAGGGAAAGTTTTTTCACTTTTCTTTTCAGAGTTATTATCTTCTATGTAACATTTTAATACGTATTTGCCAGGTGTCAAATCAAAATTTTTGTAACTGATATTGTAGTTGTTTTGAGAGGTCGTTTGTCTGAAGTTTGCTGTTTTAACTTGCTCTTGCCACATCTTTTCAAATAGAATATTTGATTTGTCTGAATCGTAAAAAGTCAACGTAACGTTATAAGTACCAAAGAAAATGGAATCCCTTTTTATGAACTGAATACTGCGATAAGGCACTTGAAGAAAAACATCGAAACGAGTCTTGCCGGGTAACTGGCTTTTATTACAAGTGTAATCAATATAAAAAGATGCAACAAGTTGCGTGTTCTCATCAGGTCTTGAAAGCTCAACTTGTGATAATATCATACTGTTTATAACAAAAAACAAAATTATAATTATATATCTCATTTTTTAAACTCCTCAAAACTGCGGCTAAAAATTATTTAGCTTCAGTTTTGTTAAAAAATTTTGTTCATTGTTTCATAACTATTAACTTACCAAATAAATCATACTCATTGCAATCGTAAATTTCAACATAATAAAAGTTGCCTATTGATAAAGAATTTTCAGAACTTAATATTATTTCTCCATCTACTTCTGGTGCATCTCTTTGCGACCTGCCTACATAATTATTTTCAGTAAAATCATCTATCAATACTTTAATTTTTTCACCGATGAAATTTTGATTTTTCTTGAGGGATATATTCCTTTGGATTTCCATCAATGTGGCTTTTCTTTCTTCCTTTAATTCATTAGGGATTGGGTCACCTAAAATAAAGCTTGGAGTTTTTTCTTCTACCGAATAATTGAACACACCAAACCTGTCAAATTCAAATTCTCTAACAAAATCACTTAGTTCGTTGAAGTCTTTTTCTGTCTCTGCTGGATAACCTACAATAAAAGTTGTGCGTAGTGTTAAATTAGGTATTTTTTCTTTCAACTTGTAAAGCAATTCTTTAGTTCTTCTTTGGGTTATTCCGCGTCTCATTGACTTTAATACTGAATCTGATATATGTTGAAGCGGTATGTCAATATATTTGCATATCTTTTCGTTTGAGGCTATGGTATCTATTAAATCATCTGGGAAATGAGAAGGGTAGGCATAAAGCAGACGTATCCATTCTATCCCATTAATATCAGAAAGTCTATTGAGAAGCTCAGCTATGTTTCTTTTGCCATATAAATCTTTGCCATAGTCTGTTGTATCTTGACCAATAATAATCAATTCTTTTACCCCTTTGGCTGCTAGGGATTTTGCTTCACCGATGAGTTGTTCGATAGGGACAGATTTATGAAAGCCTCGCATTAACGGAATTGCGCAAAAAGAACAAGGGTTATCGCATCCTTCTGAAACCTTTAAATAAGCATAATGCTTTGGCGTAGTTAATTCTCGCTCGCCTAAAAGTTCTCTTTTTAAATTGCCTCCTAATTCTTCAACTATTTCTTTGTATTTTTCAGTGCCAAAGTATGCGTCAACTTCTGGAATTTCTTTTGCCAATTCATTTTTATATCTTTCCGATAGGCAGCCTGCCACTAAAATTTTTTTGATTTTTCCTCTTTTCTTAAGTTCAACTGCAGATAAGATAGTGTTTATTGATTCTTCTTTAGCAGCATCAATAAAACCGCAAGTGTTTATTATTATTGTGTCAGCTTTTTTAGGGTCATCTGCTATATTGAGTTTGTTTAGTTTTAATTGATTTATTAAACGTTCGGAATCGACAGTGTTTTTTGCACAACCTAACGTTAGTACCGAAATTTTGCTTGAGTCTTGCATTAAATATTTGTTGTTGGTTTTTTAATTAGTGCAAAGATAGATAATTGAGAAATTAAAAGTAATGTAGGATTTTGACTACTGCTAAAAAACTTTAGAGGGGCTAATAAAAATATTACTACTGGAGATAGATGAGGAAGCTAAATAAAGATTATTTGGGTAAATTTTGTCTATATTATGCTTAAACAGAGTTTGTTTAAATACTAAAACACAATAGGAAATATTTTTTCTTTTTCATATCTTCACATATATGAACGATAGTGTAAATAATACTGAACCAGGTGGGGACAGGTTAAAAGTAATTTCTTCTATCAAACCTGTTACTGCAGCTTTTCTTTCCTTATTAGCCGTTTTTTTTCTTTACCAATTTGGCGGTGGCCTGCTTACAATTGCTATCTTCGGTTTGAATTTCGAAAATGCAGATGTAAATGCAATGCGTTTGTTAACTATGGGTGGACAAATATTGTTGATTTTGCTTCCTGCTTTAATTTTTGCCAGACTCGTTTATGAAAATGTTACTCAAGCCTTGCGTGTTAAGGTGCCCCGTTTTAAAGAGATAGCTTTATTTGCTATGGGCTTAATTATCATCACTCCATTGCTGCAGGAGTTAATCTTTATTCAAAATTATCTTTTCTTAAAGTTGGCTCATGTAAACAGTTTTTTTGGCAATTTAAAAGAAATTCTTGATAAAGTAGATCAAATGGTTGAAAAAACTTATGGTAATTTGCTTTCTTCAAATTCTTTTTTTGAGTCGTCATTTGTGATATTTGTTGTAGCTGTTACCCCTGCAATTTGTGAAGAAACTTTTTTCAGGGGATTCGTACAAAAAAGCTTTGAACAAAAATTTAAGCCGTTCTGGTCAGCTGTTATTACAGCGTTATTCTTCGGATTATATCATTTTAATCCGTATGGATTAGTTTCCCTTGTAATTTTAGGCATTTACTTCGGCTTTGCGGCTTATACTTCTAATTCAATTTTTGTTTCTATGTTTCTTCACTTCTTAAATAATTCGATTGCATTAACAGCATATTTTATTTTTGGAGAGGAAGAAATAATAAATACAAAAGTAGAATTGACAGATAAAGTTGCACCCCATGCAATCAATCTTTTTGCGTTAATAGTTATTTTTTCTTTTTTTATTTATTACATAAAAAAGTATTATAAAAAAACCGAATTAGCGAGGTAATTATGATTTGCCCCAAATGCGAATACGAGTATGTGGACGGAATAGAGGTTTGTCCGGATTGTGGAACTGAATTAGTCCCCGTTGAAGAGTTTGAAGGGCATTTAGTACATCCGGAAGATTGGGTGGTTGTATACAGCACAGATAGAACTTATGAAGCTGAAATGTTAAAAGCCAACTTAGAAAGTGCAAATGTAGAAACACTTATTCTTTCGCAAAATGATAAAAATTTCCCCACCGTGGGGGATCTTTCTGTTATTAAATTGCTTGTTAAGAAAAATCAGGTTCAAACTGCATTGGAAATAATTAATGATATTAATGCCAATTCTGAAGATAATAGTCAAAAAAGTGAAGAATGAACCTGAGCAATACAACAATAAGAGTTATAGTTGCATTTGTTGGTATTCCAACAATGTTATTTGTTTGTTGGTATGGTAAGTTTCTTTTTTATTTACTAACCTTAGCAATAGGTCTAGTTGCTTATTATGAATTTTCTAAAATAATCAGGAAAAAGAACAGCAATGCCAATTTAATCATAGGCTGTCTGGCCATAATTTCGATTGTTACAGAAGCTTATAATTCTTTCGTTGATTTTAAAGTGCTTGTCCTGTGTATCATTATTTTGACTTTATCTTTTGAACTTTTTCGAAATAAAGGTTCTGCAGTTAATAATTTGGGCGGAACTTTTATTGGAGTTTTTTATATCGGATTGTTCGCTTCGACTTTGATTTTAATACGAGAATATTACAATCAATCCGAATTTTTATACAATCGCGGCGGCTACTTAATTATTTCTGTTTTAGCGACCATCTGGATTTGTGATTCGGCTGCATTTTTTTTGGGCTCCAGTTTCGGTAGACATAAACTGTTTCCACGAGTTAGCCCAAATAAAAGCTGGGAAGGAGCCATTGCAGGATTTATGTTTTCTTTAATTACAATGATAGTAATGAAAGAATTATTAGTAAATTTTATTAGCATTTTGGACGCTGTTGTTTTGGGGGTAATTATTGGGGTTTTTGGTCAATTAGGGGACTTAGTTGAAAGCCTCTTAAAACGCGATGTTGATGTAAAAGATTCATCTTCAATTCTACCAGGTCATGGCGGTATATTCGATAGATTTGACTCGCTCCTTTTTAGCTCACCATTTATTTATCTTTATATGTTTTTCTTCTTTCGCTGATTTTCGCTTAGCTATATAGTATTAACTTTGTTAAAATCTTTAAGAAGTTGATTCAATAGAAAAGAGTTCATTTATACTAGAAGGATAAAAATGATTTGAATAAAAAGACGGTTTGACTTCTTAATTTTGTTCATCTGCCATAAAATAGATATTTTTAAAATATAGACTGTCATTATATAGTTCTTAAGCTTACTTAGAAGTATCAAAAAGGAGAGAGATGATTAAGTTTTTAATTCCAAAAGAAGAAAAATATTTTGACCATTTCAATGATATGATTGATAACACTTTTGAAATGGCAACATTAATCAAGGAATTATTTAGCAACTCAAAACTAAATTTCGAGGTTCAACAGAGAATATTTTCGTTAGAAAGGCGTTGTGATGAGGTTTCTGATAAGATATTAAAAAGACTTAATAAAACATTTATTACTCCATTCGATAGAGAGGATATTGTTAATCTTTCCCATAGGATAGAAAGTACAAGTGACTCGTTAAAAGCTCTTGCATCGAGATTAGAAATCCTGAATCTCGAAAGGAAAATTGAAGGTGCCCAAAAGCTTACCGATATAATTTATCTTCAAGTAAAAAATTTGCACGAAGCTATTCACGAGCTTAAACATAGAAATAATACGACAAATTTATGCAAAGCTGTACAAGATTTGGAATCTGAAGCAGACACGGTTTATAAAGAATCAATGAAAAATCTTTTTGCCAATGAAACTGACCCCATTGTGCTAATAAAGAATAAAGAAATATTGGATATGCTTGAAAAAACTGTAGACAAGCTGCAATTAGTTGCAAATGCTATCCTTACAATTTATGTAAAAAATAGTTAAATACTCTTATTATGGCTTTTCCTATAATAATTATCCTGTTAGCAATGGTATTTGATTTTTACAACGGCATGAATGATGCTGCCAACTCTATAGCTACTGTCGTTTCAACAAGAGTATTAACCCCATTGCAGGCTGTTGCATGGGCTTCATTTTTTAATTTTGCAGCCGCATTTACTTTTGGAGAAAGTGTAGCAACTACAATAGGAAAAGGTATTGTAGATGTTAACATAATTGATAACGTTGTAATCTTATCGGCGTTAATTGGTGCAATTTTTACTGCTGCTTCGGCGACCCACATGGGTTTGCCCATTAGCGTTTCTCATGCGATAATTGGTGGCTTGGGGGGTGCAGCACTAATTAAAGCTGGCCCAAGTTCAATTATTGCTGATGGGTTTATTAAAGTATTTGCATTTATTTTTTTAGCTCCAATCTTAGGAATGTTCTTTGCTGTAGTTTTCTCTATTGTTACTTTATGGGCAGTTAAAAATTTTCAACCGCGCAAAGTTGATAAGTATTTTAGAAAATTACAATTAATTTCTGCGGCTATTTACAGCTTAAGTCATGGCTCTAACGATGCTCAAAAAACTATGGGCATTATTGCTGTGGTATTGTTTACTAATGGTTTTTTAGGAAACACTTTCTATGTCCCTGTATGGGTAGTATTTTTAAGCTATACTGTAATAGCTCTTGGAACATTTATTGGCGGCTGGCGCGTTATTAAAACCTTGGGAATGAGCTTGACTAAACTTACACCATTCGGCGGCTTTAGTGCAGAAACATCAGCTGGACTTACAATTTTACTCGCTTCTTATTTTGGAATACCAGTTAGTACTACCCATACTATTTCTGGGGCAATTGCCGGTGTTGGTTCAGTTAAAGGAATGAGTTATGTAAGATGGAGCGTTGCAAGGAATATAGTTTGGGCTTGGGTATTAACTATTCCATTATCAGCTTCGTTTGCAAGTATATCATTTTTATTTATTAATTACTTAATGTCTCTTTTTTAATTATTATCATCAATTTAATCTGGACTAAAATATGGAGGTAAAAAATGTTAAAAAGAAAACTTGGTAAAAATGGACCAGAGTTGACAGTTATAGGTTTTGGAGCATGGGCTATCGGAGGTCCGTGGAAATGGGGCTGGGGAAAGGTTGATGATAACGAATCAATTGAAGCTATTCGCACTGCTTTAGATAATGAAATTAACTGGATAGATACTGCTGCTGTGTATGGACTTGGACATTCGGAAGAAGTAGTAGCTGAGGCAATAAAAGATAGAAGGAAAGAGGTTTTTGTTGCAACAAAGTGTGGTATGGTGCCGGATGGTAAAGGCGGAGCTAATATTAACAACCATCCTAATAGTATTAGAAAAGAAATTGAAGATAGTCTTAGAAGATTGCAAACCGATTATGTGGATTTGTATCAGATACATTGGCCCGACCCAAATGTACCTGTTGAAGATTCATGGGGAGAAATGGTAAAAATTAAACAAGAAGGGAAAGCTCGTTTTATAGGTGTATGTAATTTTGATGTTAACCTGCTGGAAAGGTGTATGAAGATTGAACATGTACAATCTTTACAGCCACCGTTTAGTATGTTGAGAAGAGATGTAGCAAAAGAAATATTGCCATATTGCGAAAAAAATGGGATTGGAGTCGTTGCCTATAGCCCTATGCAAGCTGGCTTGTTAACAGGAAATTTTCATACAAAAAAACTAGCTGAAGACGATTGGAGAAAAAATAATCCATATTTTCAAGAGCCATATCTTTCTAAGGCGTTAGAACTCGTTGAGCGATTAAGACCTATTGCTGCAAAAGCTGATAAAACTGTTGGTAATTTAGCAGTTGCTTGGGTATTAAGTCATTCAGCGATTACATCTGCTATTGTAGGCGCTAGAAATAAAAATCAAGTGCTGGAAAATATTAAAGCTGCCGAGTACGTTCTAACTAAAGAAGACCTTAGCGAAATAGAAAAATTATTAAAAGAGTTTGAGCTTTGATTTTAAAGTGACCTAATATAGGCTGGGCTGTCTT from Melioribacteraceae bacterium 4301-Me includes:
- a CDS encoding YraN family protein, translating into MSKNKKKFGDIGEDIACKYLTEKGFSIIDRNYFYGHGEIDIIAKISNELVFVEVKTRKSIEYGYPETSITKNKIKQIKKTAEAYLYENNIKDQICRFDFIGILMLDNNEPVITHIKNAF
- a CDS encoding ribonuclease HII; this translates as MRKNLTMLHDSLKAFDNSFITKKIKLIAGVDEAGRGPIAGPVVAAAVIFSKDTILEGVNDSKKLSAKQREFLFNKIIDSALSFGIGIVDHKEIDRINILQASLKSMKIAVEKLKLRPDLILIDGNKTFYSDVPTKTIIKGDSKSFAIAAASVIAKVIRDKLMDKASMYFPEYYWSSNKGYATKTHIEAVKKYGASEFHRKTFLKKIIEKDYKENPPLLNDLVKNNI
- a CDS encoding outer membrane protein assembly factor, with protein sequence MIHLIQSRKLIFVLLITNSVFPQTIKSIEVKGSVNFPETEYINWCGASIGAKFNKELIDTVKKNIANNLSAEGFYNFSFNYIQFVKEDSLSYKLLINIDEGNPTFIKNINFTSNFEDTSVIKDYLDELKNKIFSRENINVAFNNILDSFENNGYPFAVIKIISVEFFDDTLSNEHQANLQLEIDKNVRAKIDYINITGNTKTKSDVIIRATGIRKGELYSQKLIDDIPDKLNKLNFFKSVEKPTYYLNTNNEGILNIKIEEQQTNNFDGVIGYVPSSSYNESGYFTGFVNIGLRNLFGTARNASIRWQQENPSTQELEFHYLEPWILNYPFNLEAGFFQRKQDSTYIQRSLSAQLEFLATDEISASFLISNQTTIPTERKVNVFTVFNSSTLTTGLSFKIDRRNDIYSPTRGLIFISSLKSNTKRITGPASYITTDTKTKINYQRIEADLELFHQLFTNQVIKLGLHARELKGNDFEISDLYFLGGTNTLRGYKEKQFQGNRIFWSNFEYRYLLEKRTFIFVFFDTGYYLRNEDLQKNILFVSDYKYGYGLGLNIETSLGILNVSFALGKGDSFSQGKIHFGLINNF
- a CDS encoding 1-phosphofructokinase family hexose kinase, translated to MVLTVTLNPLLEKRLTFKSVTLGNTQRAKSIYFTAGGKGINVSRQLNCLNIPNHALTFLGGDTGKLLRKVLSNEKISFSFVPTKNETREAFLAVEEKIKRVSTFISPNNLITEAESNEFKNKLEKMIRNCSIVVFSGSSPCTQTDDIFSYGINLANQLDKISVLDTYGTHLQKCIDSAPTVIHNNITELENSLNIDLSNEQKKIDFLKFLYSKGIKLAFLTDGSNDVFAAKFDFHYKLSPPKIKLVDSTGSGDAFTAGVVFGLYHSFVFDDLLKIATSLGTANAVKIETCNSTVDEYENYIDLIQIKSVGKKMKIIDDTPNTIS
- a CDS encoding GWxTD domain-containing protein, with amino-acid sequence MRYIIIILFFVINSMILSQVELSRPDENTQLVASFYIDYTCNKSQLPGKTRFDVFLQVPYRSIQFIKRDSIFFGTYNVTLTFYDSDKSNILFEKMWQEQVKTANFRQTTSQNNYNISYKNFDLTPGKYVLKCYIEDNNSEKKSEKTFPITIRKINDTLGISDILLISDIIHNSDVENIVPNAARIITNKTKNLQLTYEIYSSTNRNVFVNYLIKDNDDNKIFETKDTLTIKEGTNPIYYTINYQNFIIGKYELEVSLQNLENKTISSVTKTINSRIFGLPSTIVNLNKAIEQMIYIASSKEIDEIKNSKTYQEKLDKFMAFWNSKKPNKNSDENPILNEYYRRIDYANKNFRGIGEGWRTDMGMVYVTFGPPSNVERHAFEMDSKPYEIWEYYEQNRYFVFVDNTGFGDYYLVNPDYSRWPGYRQ
- the rimO gene encoding 30S ribosomal protein S12 methylthiotransferase RimO yields the protein MQDSSKISVLTLGCAKNTVDSERLINQLKLNKLNIADDPKKADTIIINTCGFIDAAKEESINTILSAVELKKRGKIKKILVAGCLSERYKNELAKEIPEVDAYFGTEKYKEIVEELGGNLKRELLGERELTTPKHYAYLKVSEGCDNPCSFCAIPLMRGFHKSVPIEQLIGEAKSLAAKGVKELIIIGQDTTDYGKDLYGKRNIAELLNRLSDINGIEWIRLLYAYPSHFPDDLIDTIASNEKICKYIDIPLQHISDSVLKSMRRGITQRRTKELLYKLKEKIPNLTLRTTFIVGYPAETEKDFNELSDFVREFEFDRFGVFNYSVEEKTPSFILGDPIPNELKEERKATLMEIQRNISLKKNQNFIGEKIKVLIDDFTENNYVGRSQRDAPEVDGEIILSSENSLSIGNFYYVEIYDCNEYDLFGKLIVMKQ
- a CDS encoding type II CAAX prenyl endopeptidase Rce1 family protein, whose translation is MNDSVNNTEPGGDRLKVISSIKPVTAAFLSLLAVFFLYQFGGGLLTIAIFGLNFENADVNAMRLLTMGGQILLILLPALIFARLVYENVTQALRVKVPRFKEIALFAMGLIIITPLLQELIFIQNYLFLKLAHVNSFFGNLKEILDKVDQMVEKTYGNLLSSNSFFESSFVIFVVAVTPAICEETFFRGFVQKSFEQKFKPFWSAVITALFFGLYHFNPYGLVSLVILGIYFGFAAYTSNSIFVSMFLHFLNNSIALTAYFIFGEEEIINTKVELTDKVAPHAINLFALIVIFSFFIYYIKKYYKKTELAR
- a CDS encoding putative signal transducing protein, with the translated sequence MICPKCEYEYVDGIEVCPDCGTELVPVEEFEGHLVHPEDWVVVYSTDRTYEAEMLKANLESANVETLILSQNDKNFPTVGDLSVIKLLVKKNQVQTALEIINDINANSEDNSQKSEE
- a CDS encoding phosphatidate cytidylyltransferase translates to MNLSNTTIRVIVAFVGIPTMLFVCWYGKFLFYLLTLAIGLVAYYEFSKIIRKKNSNANLIIGCLAIISIVTEAYNSFVDFKVLVLCIIILTLSFELFRNKGSAVNNLGGTFIGVFYIGLFASTLILIREYYNQSEFLYNRGGYLIISVLATIWICDSAAFFLGSSFGRHKLFPRVSPNKSWEGAIAGFMFSLITMIVMKELLVNFISILDAVVLGVIIGVFGQLGDLVESLLKRDVDVKDSSSILPGHGGIFDRFDSLLFSSPFIYLYMFFFFR
- a CDS encoding DUF47 domain-containing protein, yielding MIKFLIPKEEKYFDHFNDMIDNTFEMATLIKELFSNSKLNFEVQQRIFSLERRCDEVSDKILKRLNKTFITPFDREDIVNLSHRIESTSDSLKALASRLEILNLERKIEGAQKLTDIIYLQVKNLHEAIHELKHRNNTTNLCKAVQDLESEADTVYKESMKNLFANETDPIVLIKNKEILDMLEKTVDKLQLVANAILTIYVKNS
- a CDS encoding anion permease encodes the protein MAFPIIIILLAMVFDFYNGMNDAANSIATVVSTRVLTPLQAVAWASFFNFAAAFTFGESVATTIGKGIVDVNIIDNVVILSALIGAIFTAASATHMGLPISVSHAIIGGLGGAALIKAGPSSIIADGFIKVFAFIFLAPILGMFFAVVFSIVTLWAVKNFQPRKVDKYFRKLQLISAAIYSLSHGSNDAQKTMGIIAVVLFTNGFLGNTFYVPVWVVFLSYTVIALGTFIGGWRVIKTLGMSLTKLTPFGGFSAETSAGLTILLASYFGIPVSTTHTISGAIAGVGSVKGMSYVRWSVARNIVWAWVLTIPLSASFASISFLFINYLMSLF